The following proteins come from a genomic window of Acinonyx jubatus isolate Ajub_Pintada_27869175 chromosome C1, VMU_Ajub_asm_v1.0, whole genome shotgun sequence:
- the ZC3H12A gene encoding endoribonuclease ZC3H12A, giving the protein MSLWELDSRSCQGTPRPDQEPSTEEASAVELQMKVDFFRKLGYSSAEIHSVLQKLGVQADTNTVLGELVKHGSAAERERQASPDPSAQLPLVPRGGGTPKAPTLEPSPPEENKEGSDLRPVVIDGSNVAMSHGNKEVFSCRGILLAVNWFLERGHTDITVFVPSWRKEQPRPDVPITDQHILRELEKKKILVFTPSRRVGGKRVVCYDDRFIVKLAFESDGVVVSNDTYRDLQGERQEWKRFIEERLLMYSFVNDKFMPPDDPLGRHGPSLDNFLRKKPLTAEHRKQPCPYGRKCTYGIKCRFFHPERPSRPQRSVADELRASALLSLPRAPSKEKSGRRPSPSSQPGSLPAEHEQGSLDGKKLGARASPGPHREGLTQTFAPAGRSLPPSGRSGSNFGPTDWFPQTLDSLPYNSQECLDSGIGSLESQMSELWGVRGGGPGEPGPPRGPYAGYGPYGAELPAAPAFPTFGRAVGAGHFSVPADYAPPPAAFPPREYWSEPYQLPPPTPVLPERQVPGPGADRGPWAGAGSLAKERASVYIKLCGVFPPHLVEAVMGRFPQLLDPQRLAAEILSYQPGHPSE; this is encoded by the exons ATGAGTCTGTGGGAACTTGACAGTCGTAGCTGCCAAGGTACTCCCAGGCCGGATCAGGAGCCCAGCACTGAGGAGGCATCGGCTGTGGAGCTACAGATGAAGGTTGATTTCTTTCGGAAGCTAGGCTACTCATCTGCTGAGATTCACAGTGTCCTGCAGAAACTGGGGGTGCAGGCCGACACCAACACGGTGCTGGGCGAGCTGGTCAAACATGGGTCAGCAGCCGAGCGGGAGCGCCAGGCTTCCCCGGACCCCTCTGCTCAGCTCCCCCTGGTCCCCCGGGGTGGGGGCACCCCCAAGGCTCCCACCCTGGAGCCCTCGCCCCCAGAGGAGAACAAGGAGGGCAGCGACCTGAGGCCTGTGGTCATCGATGGGAGCAATGTGGCCATGAG CCACGGGAATAAGGAGGTGTTCTCCTGCCGGGGCATCCTCCTGGCGGTGAACTGGTTTCTGGAGCGGGGCCACACAGACATTACGGTATTTGTACCATCCTGGAGGAAGGAGCAGCCTCGACCTGACGTGCCCATCACAG ACCAGCACATCCTGCGGGAACTGGAGAAGAAGAAGATCCTGGTGTTCACCCCATCGCGCCGGGTGGGCGGCAAGCGCGTGGTGTGCTATGACGACCGCTTCATCGTGAAGCTGGCTTTTGAGTCCGACGGCGTCGTGGTCTCCAATGACACGTACCGGGACCTCCAGGGCGAGCGGCAGGAGTGGAAGCGCTTCATCGAGGAGCGGTTGCTCATGTACTCCTTCGTCAACGACAA GTTCATGCCCCCCGATGACCCCTTGGGCCGTCACGGGCCAAGCCTGGACAACTTCCTGCGGAAGAAGCCACTCACAGCCGAGCACCGGAAGCAGCCGTGTCCCTATG GGAGGAAATGCACCTATGGGATCAAATGCCGGTTCTTCCACCCAGAGCGGCCCAGCCGCCCCCAGCGCTCTGTGGCTGATGAGCTCCGTGCCAGTGCCCTCCTCTCACTCCCTAGGGCCCCGAGCAAGGAGAAGAGTGGCCGGCGGCCTTCACCTTCATCCCAGCCTGGCTCTCTGccggcagagcatgagcagggcagccTAGATGGGAAGAAGCTGGGAGCCCGGGCATCGCCAGGGCCGCACCGAGAGGGTCTGACACAGACCTTCGCCCCAGCGGGCAGGAGCCTCCCACCTAGCGGGCGCAGCGGCAGCAACTTTGGGCCCACAGACTGGTTCCCACAGACGCTGGATTCTCTCCCGTACAACTCCCAAGAGTGCCTGGACTCGGGCATCGGCTCCCTGGAGAGCCAGATGTCAGAACTGTGGGGGGTCCGAGGAGGAGGCCCTGGAGAACCCGGCCCGCCTCGGGGCCCTTATGCTGGCTACGGCCCCTATGGGGCCGAGCTCCCGGCCGCTCCAGCCTTCCCTACTTTTGGACGGGCCGTGGGTGCTGGCCACTTCAGTGTCCCTGCTGACTATGCCCCCCCGCCAGCTGCCTTTCCACCCCGAGAGTATTGGTCTGAGCCGTACcagctgcccccacccaccccggtCCTGCCGGAGCGGCAGGTGCCAGGCCCCGGGGCCGACCGGGGCCCGTGGGCCGGGGCCGGGAGCCTAGCCAAGGAGCGAGCCAGTGTGTACATCAAGCTGTGCGGGGTGTTTCCCCCGCACCTGGTGGAGGCCGTGATGGGGCGCTTCCCTCAGCTCCTGGACCCTCAGCGGCTGGCTGCCGAGATCCTTTCTTACCAGCCCGGGCACCCCAGCGAGTGA